Part of the Citrus sinensis cultivar Valencia sweet orange chromosome 2, DVS_A1.0, whole genome shotgun sequence genome, TCCTCTGATTGCTTAGCCTTGGGGTCTCTCATCAATTTGCTTGAAACCACAgcagaagatgaagaagaagaagaagaaagcttCTTTGATGATTGAGAAACTGATGATCTTATATTGTTCTTGGCATGTTGGTGTAATGATCTTAGGGTGTAGTTCCATCTGCAGAACCCTTGATCTTTCATGGCCTCAACTGCTGCAACACTTGCTGCTACCATCCATGCTCTGCTTGTTGAACTCATCTTGAATCTATGTGAATGTCTCTCGGATACTCTTTCACTTTGTTTAGCTTTAGAAAATTTGATGTTTTGATGGAGAAAATGGCACGGCGGGATTCTTATTTATACAAAGAGGGCCAGGGGTGAGGGGATGGAGTAAAGGCCTAAAGTCATGGAAATA contains:
- the LOC102611045 gene encoding uncharacterized protein LOC102611045: MSSTSRAWMVAASVAAVEAMKDQGFCRWNYTLRSLHQHAKNNIRSSVSQSSKKLSSSSSSSSAVVSSKLMRDPKAKQSEESLRTVMYLSCWGPN